Sequence from the Methanosarcina siciliae T4/M genome:
TAACCCCACTTAGTAATCTCTCTTGATTTATCCTGATTGTTATACTGATTTTGAACCTTGTTAAAGCATTTCTGTCAGCAGTTCTGACTATGAAATCCTATCTGTGAAATTTTGATTTATACCCCCTTATTATGGTAGATTCCTGCTGTATTTATGCTTATTTCCTGTAATCCGGGGCTATATAAGGCAAATTAAAGCAAATTCTGACGATCTCCGGCGGCTTAATTTATATATTATTTTAATACAAATCTCTTTTCCAGTCCTGTAAGGTTCTCACATCCGGTTTCGGTAACCAGTACCATATCCTCAAGCCGGATACCCCCTATTCCCGGATAATACAGGCCCGGCTCGATGGTTATCACGTTGCCTGCCTCCATGATAGCTCCGTTTTCTCCTACACTGGGAAGTTCGTGGATGTCAAGCCCTACCCCATGGCCTGTAGAATGAGTAAATCCGGCTTTTGACCCGCTTCTGTAGGTGTGATACCCCCTTGCCTCAAAAAGGTCACAGACCGCCCTGTGTATTTCAGATGAATGAACTCCGGGCTTAACCATTTCCAGCGCTTTTTGCTGGACTGTAAGTACGGTTTCATACATTGCCTTTAGTTTTTCCGAAGCTTCGCCTCTGGTCACGGTCCGCGTCATGTCTGCAAAATAACGCTTCTTTTTGCTCCTTGGGAATATGTCCAGGATGATTGGGGCATTTGCCCTGAGAGAGCCTTCCGTAGTTCCGTGAGGGTTTGAGGTGTCTTCCCCGCAGGAAACAATTGTCTCTTCGGCTTCACACCCGAAATCCAGCAGGGTATGGTCAATTACCGAGTTTACTTTAGCCCCGGTAAGGACCTGCCCTTCAAAATAGAGTATGTCATCCCTTTCCTCTGCTCCTGCTATCAGGGCAATTGCTGCTTCCATTGCCTTTTCTCCCGCCATTTGAGCATACTTTATGGCTTCAATCTCTTCCGGTCCCTTCACAGTTCTCATTTTCCTGAAAGGGCTTTTTACAGGCAGTACGGTAAAACCTGCTTCTGTAAGGTATTTTGAGTAAAAGATAGGAAAATCGTAGGCTACAGCAATTTTTTTTACTTTTTCTTCAAGGAGCAGCTCGGATATACAGGCTGCATAGGCAATAGATGCATCCTTTTTCTCCTTGATTTTTTCACGGTAGCCAAAGTCCTGAGTGGTTTTTATATTCGAAACCCTTGACTCGATTTCAGCTCTTCCGCGCTCCATTTCTGAGATGAAAAGAATTTCTCTCCCGCTTTCGGTTTGCAGGTAAATGAACTCGTCCGATGCCAGGAAGCGGGTTACGTAGTAAATATCGGCACTGTGAATATCCCCTGTCATCAGATAGGCGTCTGCTCCTGCTTCCTCAAGGGCCTTTTTTATACTGAAGTCTGTCTCTTTCATGCAAGGTAATTCTGGTGTTTGTAGATAAAGTTGTTATCGTCGGCTTGCTGGCAGGCCGGTGTACGGATGCTTACCCGGTGGATACTGACCAGGATCATTTCTTACTTTTTCATCTTCCCTTTTTATTTTCCCTTGCCTGTGTTCTTTTTTCTATCTCCTTCATTTCGTTCCCAAGAATTAAAAGTTCCTCCAGCATAGTGAAATATCTGTCAAGGGAAGCTGTCATCTCGTCTGAAAACCTGAGAATGCATATATATTTTCGTCTCCCCCGCTCTTTCACCCATATCCTATCTCCAGGGGCTTCATCTTTCAGGTCGGCGAAAATTTCTGCCGCGCAGCCCAGGATCATCCGGACGCTTGATGTCAACCCTTTTTTCATTTTATCTTTTTTAAACTCCAGGTAGTCGCGGAAGACGTCGTTCTGAAGCAGCTGATCCCTGTGGGCCCAGTACTCATCCCTGTTGAGGTTCTCTTCAACAATAAGAGGGATTCCGGAATTCATTTCCTTCAGGTGTGACATTTTATCCGGTTTCTTTTTGTCGGTGTCTTTATTCCTGGGATAAACGTCTTTTCCCATAGGAAGCGTGTTTAATTCCAGCTCCCTTTGAATCCATTCCAGGGTGAAACTTTTAGTGGCTTCGATAAAAATGAGAGTTTCCTTTTCCATTTTTTCTCTGGTACTATCCATATTCTTATGGAGCTCTCTAACTATGTCGACTTTTTCTCCGGAACAATCCTGAGTATGGGACTTAATTCCCATTTTCTAACCTCTTCTTTCAGTTTCATTCCTTAATGCTCTTCTCTTTACATGTTTTTTATGGAAAAGTATTCGGGGTTTCAAGATTATGGATTTGATAAAATGCGGTTAAAAGGGTCCATAAAAGCGGAAGGATTGGGCAGGAA
This genomic interval carries:
- a CDS encoding M24 family metallopeptidase; this encodes MKETDFSIKKALEEAGADAYLMTGDIHSADIYYVTRFLASDEFIYLQTESGREILFISEMERGRAEIESRVSNIKTTQDFGYREKIKEKKDASIAYAACISELLLEEKVKKIAVAYDFPIFYSKYLTEAGFTVLPVKSPFRKMRTVKGPEEIEAIKYAQMAGEKAMEAAIALIAGAEERDDILYFEGQVLTGAKVNSVIDHTLLDFGCEAEETIVSCGEDTSNPHGTTEGSLRANAPIILDIFPRSKKKRYFADMTRTVTRGEASEKLKAMYETVLTVQQKALEMVKPGVHSSEIHRAVCDLFEARGYHTYRSGSKAGFTHSTGHGVGLDIHELPSVGENGAIMEAGNVITIEPGLYYPGIGGIRLEDMVLVTETGCENLTGLEKRFVLK